The window ggactcctggttccatagaactacgtatggcttgatcccctataaatataggggtacgtaggcacattgggggatcatgagttgagagcacgtgagaccaactcaaaaccctaatctcagccaccccctaaaacaaacaaccaccactctccggcgaccaaaaccaccgtcacagatcttgattccggccatgaacctcatctttgttgattaccaaattcctctatcaacaaattggcgctagaaggaggggctattcaagatcttcatcttaGGAGGAAGAGATGTCACATGACGGAGATTCGCACGTAGAGGCGGAGCATTTTCCGGGAGGGCGATGGCTAGAACACAAGAGAAGAGGAGACCTTCATCTACTTCTCCAGAAAAGGACGATATCTCCATCGGGAGTTTGAAGGAGGACGATCATCAACGAAATTCTAGGAGGTAACCTAATATGCGAACAAGGTATTCTGGACCGGGGAGTCAGCGAAGGATGCGATTTTCGGAGACCTAACACCTACGAAGagagtacacctcccccggacagagtacacctcccccggacagggtacacctcccccggacagggtacacctcccctggacagggtacacctcccccggatagagtacacctcccctggacagggtacacctccccCTGACAGGGTACGCCTCCAAGTGATGTGGTGCTCGACTACCACCGTGAGGAACGAATTCCCTAACACCTCCGAAGAAGGCGCACCTCCGGGTAAGATTCTCACAATGCTTTCGCATGTTATTGCTAACAAGTCTGTTGTGGTTTGAGTCTTTACGAGAAGGAGATCGCCTCCCTGGAAGCCTCAAAGGTTTTCTGAAGgggcgcgccctccccagaGCAAGTAATTTGAGGTTCGCGAGAGGCGCATGTTGAAGGCCTGACCACATGTGATGATATGAACGGGAAAGTTACGAAGGGCGAGCTATTGAGATGGAACCTAGCTCGAAAAGTCGAAAGGATGCGCGCCTTCCCCTGaccgggcgcgccctcaggtaaATACTAAACTCCCCCAGTATTTGGTTCCCTAAGACTACTACATGTGTAAATTCACAGGTAATATGGTGTTACCTTTAAGAGGAGTACACCTCTTCTCCGTGAGGAGTAGTCGCACTTTCCTCCAACAAGGCGCGCCCTCCTAAAGGGGTACGCCATATCCAACCAGTATTCTATCAGAGAACGAATTGCGCGCCTCCCActgacagggcgcgccctctggTATGTCTGATGCATTAATTGCTTCATATGATATTTTGTGAAGACAAACATACTCAGGAAGGAGCTCACTAGTCTTGAAGAGGTCACGTCCCTCCCTGGGGCGCGCCCTCTCGGAAGTACTCATCACTTGAGGAAGCGCATGAGGGCGCGCCCCCAGGATAATAAGGTTGAGAAGGGAGATGCTTCAAAGACGCGCCTCCTCCTAGTTGGACGCACCCCGAGTTCCAAAGTCATGTTTCCAGGGTTGATAATTTGGGAGGACGCGTCTTCCCCTAACAGGGCGCGTCGTGAGGTAACACTGACCATCAGTATTAAGTCGTATACATGATAAAGTGCAGGTCAAGTCCAACATGCTAAAGGAGCTGTCCATCTTGATGAGGGCGTGCCCTCCGTTCTACAGGAACGTAGCATGATACCTGCAAGGTCTTTGATCAAGGTACACTTAAGGCCTTTCAAAGGTTACCAAATTATCCATGACCAGCTCTGGGTACTATGAATTTTAtccatccatgatacgctctggatgtcATCCACGATCTACTCTGGATGCTATGATTATTTAcatatccatgatacgctccgGATACTATATttgcgcatccatgatacgctctggacattatacttgcgcatccatgatacgctctggatcttACATATCCATGATATGTTCTGGATAACATTTTATACTATTCATTCCCCATTGAGCTATGAGCTCTGGGACCTGTGCGATGCACCGGAGTTATGTAAACCACGATAAGATTCGTGATGCCCCATATGGGAAGATGTATGGACTGGGGAGTGGTCCTCTTGATTTTCTTAAGCAAGTGATTCACGCGTGAAAAAGTAAAGCTGCGCCAAAGGCCGCGCCCTCTACTTAATCCttggaaaagatcaaaagagcccacattacaagtaaggctgcgccctctgcttatacagtccttgaaagaaaagaaatattgcaagGCAGCGCCATCAGCCGCGCCCTCTGCTTAGGCAATTCTTtaacaaaaagaattaaaaggggtCATGTTATACCAAGGCAGCTCCACTCTGTAAGTCGCGCCTTATATTTACTATTCCCAGGTACCATGGACGCACTaaggctaaaaaaaaaaaatagaaaaagccACAAACCTTCGCACAGCGAAGGCGCGCCCTTTTTTTGTTGAAGTTCATTGGCGCGAATGTTATGGTTGAATGTGTCCTTTGGAAGGAATAAGCGAAGCTGCGCCACTGTCAACGACAGATAGGCCGCGCCCCCTGTTTTCTTTTGTCTACATAAAGATTGCTTATTATTTATGAACACATCAAGAAGACGCGACAGCCTCATGCTTAGCAACTTTGCTAAATGATCAAAGACACCGACATTATATACATGCAAGGCTTGTGCACAGCCTGCATCTTGGAATGTCGAGGAATAGAAGTGGCTTACGTCACGCCTCTATGCGCGGACGCGCTCTCGGAAGAGGATGTGTGGTATGGAGTAAAAATTTCCCTGATATctccaatatcaagaaaatttggggagtacttgttatagccaaatttggctaggtccCTGTTGGGCCAagtatgtacttagtttaactaagtaagacatgaattgggctaagagtcctatataaaggaaggacgcgtcctcctgcttataaagtgaggacgcgaccgacccttgaagaGACTAGTCTGAACGGAAGGGCGCAGCCCTCCGTGACGCGACTGATCCGCCGATGTTGCGTATCTTAATGAAGAGGACGCATCCTCCGCGTCGGAAGGAGGGATGTGTCCTCCAGGTCACACGTGTCCCATGAAGAGgaggcgtcctcctgcttataagggGAGGATGCGATCGACCCTTGGTGTTGCGTGAAGAGgaggcgtcctcctgcttataaagggaggacGCGACCAACCCTTGGTGTTGCTTgaaaaggacgcgtcctccgagtcacaaggagggacgccttacttgagagtgttgatggagagacgcgaccgacctccgtccacccacgtcctgtaatatgtggaggagggcacgccctcttcggaggtgaccgaggggcacgtcccttgtaagaagttgacaatgagatgaagaccaagggcgtgcctttaacggggtgtgctcgcctccccgggggcgcgacctcatgttaaaggaggacctgtctgatgtgttgtaagaaggctcttcttatgggagagtgtacattcgctgagacaacccttccgagggagacgaagaccgtccctccggggataggaagacctacccctccggggggatatgacgacccctccgggggatacgacgactcttccgaggtgttgtagccgtttttgtatatcatgtggaggggaggacgcggcctccccagacatggcccgggaggtgcggtctcttgtccagtaaggaggattgaagacaagataagggaaggacgcgccctccccagacatggcccgggaggtgcggtctcttgtccagtaaatagggatgaagacgggaattgggaaggacacgtcctccctatcagggcgcgtcctttgactcagaagaggcatagttatgaaatacatgatgaaagaaagaggatgagtgagtctccgtgacgacccttccgagggatatgaagactagttaccaagctcatttggtagttgtcaggctcatctgatagttcccgggctcatccgggcatgatctacaatcctcaatcctgctatctgccgagttaaccctcgtgtgggggcttgaggtgatcatggctcttgaaggccctccggggtaacacgaaggccgatcatatgtctggatcctgtattctggtgagttagccctcatcgggggattgagacgatcgtgtaatttggctccttgtctaccttgtttgaagatgaagacctcaccgagaggtgaggacgtgtccctgtacctcgaggggttagtcatggctcccccagataacttctccataagagtcgtggtagatgctatctctcgtagtggagatatcgttgaatccgtgatctatttggattaggagtctgaggtagtcatactcaagactaattctaacaggagtaggattctccaagatgggccttcggcctatctccgaccttattgccaagaggcctagtcctgatcaaactaggactcctggttccatagaactacgtatggcttgatcccctataaatataggggtacgtaggcacattgggggatcatgagttgagagcacgtgagaccaactcaaaaccctaatctcagccaccccctaaaacaaacaaccaccactctccggcgaccaaaaccaccgtcacagatcttgattccggccatgaacctcatctttgttgattaccaaattcctctatcaacaattGGGATAAAATTTTTAAGAATAAGATTCTCAAAAATTAGATCAATATTAATGTCTTGATAATTATGTAATTGTTAAATCAGTTATATAAGTCGAATCTTTATAAATTTGTAGGAAGATTTCAAATCatttataatcataataaatattatatattatatttataaaaatcttaaataataatatcatattatttttaaaatataaaaaaaaacattgtagCTAATATTATCCGAACAAAATGTATTACAAGTTGAGTTAATTTCACTTTATcaatatttatatcattttagcCGATCATTACCGACCAAATTAATTTGTACAATAATAATGACTAAACGTTGAAACCGGCTACTTGCTTGTCTAAATTAAATTACTACTCGCACATCCACTAATTTTTAGAAAGCGAGGGAAAAAAGGGTTATACTTTTCGGGTAGTGTGGATGTTCCCAAACGTGAAAGTAATATTGAGCGTCTGATATATGGTAGTATCTGATTCGCTAGATTGATCGGTAGAATCTAATtcatttatgtatattttactctttcaaaagtaaattcCCTCACTTTAgtttattagtatgtgtttatCGTGatcatataactatataagAGCTCAACAAGCAATCTGTAAATCATGCACATAATTAATTAGTAAAAATGCAATCAGTCTTATACCATAATGCTGGAACTATAATAACTTTACATTTGAGTGAATTTATTCCATATGACCATGAATATCATCGATAAGATGAAGAGTACCAGTGAGTTTTTGATGGCAGATAAAAAGATGATAGCTTATCAAAGCTCTCCGAGATAGGATTCAATTTCTAGACCTGTGATTTGGAATACATTAGTAGGATTCTCGTCATAATAAGATCTTGGAGTTCAAATAACGTTACAAATAAATGACTGATTTTTATTAGATGGTGgagtataatatattaatgtgAATGAACCAATCAAACATCCCAGACTAAAATTTggggaaaaaaatatttgaaaataaaatacagtAATAAATGACAGATGATCTTGTCACAATTTGCTTCAATTTCAACTCCCATCAGgtttgttaaatatatttagtatatggGGTTTTttggacaaatttaaaaaattgattttgtggttaaaataaagaagtggattagaagtgataagtaaataagttaataaagtgtttggaaaaaaaagcagaagttctgagagaaaagctagcattctcagttttttaaaagtgcttctacttatttacgaGAAAAACGGAAGCAAGAAGCAGCTTCTACTTTTTGAATACAAACTGGCCCATAAATTTTTTAGGGGAAACGCTTCTTTGAAGTGCctctttttctatataatacCTATATTTCCTATTCATAGCATGGCACCTACATTTTTTGTTAAGGATTTCTAGCGTCAGATGCTCTTAGAAAGTGCTAAAAAGAAACAATACAAGCTCTAAAGTTGACAAATTGGCAACAACTTATCATATGGTGAAATGTGTTAGGATGGAGGATATATAGGATACCACAGCCTAGTTATTGGGTGTAAAAATGTGTTTGAATGGAATCAAAAGAATCATTGCTATGGTGATAAGGAATTTAAGTGCCAAGGACCCCCAATGCTTTTGGAAATCAATTTCAGCCTTTATTTGTGCCTGAACTTGAAATTATCAATCCTTGAAAGATACTATTTGTGAGGTTATAATCAAATGTATAAACTCCATTTCTGGATAATTAAGAACATAAGCCTAACTCACCTAACAAATGAATCAGTGGATATACCAGCAATTTGTGACACTCATTTGATTAGGACACTGATTTTTTCGTCTTTGTTACATAAAAAAGATTCTGAACAGAAGATTTTGAAGTGCTAGATTTCTCAACCACACACTGATGTTTTACGTGCTAGCTATCGCGTTGTCAATGCTCTATTTATAAGATTCTTGTTAGGTTAGTGTttattgttttcttttaaattagtAGTATCATGACCTCAGAGCTAACATTGCCAGAAAACACAGCTTCTGCTGCAAAAGGTAGCCGGCTTGAGTTTGCATTACACGTTTTTCGGGGCCGATGGCTCTCTCTATATGCATCATTTACAATCATGGCTACTGTAGGAAGTACTTATCTGTTTGGAATTTATTCCAAGGAGATTAAAGCTTCTTTAGGCTATGACCAGAGCACGCTCAATCTAATTGGTTTCTTTAAGGATCTTGGCTCAAATATTGGGATCATCTCAGGCTTAATTGCTGAAGTAACTCCAACCTGGTTCCTTCTGCTGATTGGTTCGTCTCTGAATTTTGTTGGTTACTTTGTCATATGGCTCGCTGTTACTGGCAAAATAGCAAAGCCGAAAGTGTGGCAGATGTGTACTTACATGTGCATTGGAGCCAATTCTCTCAACTTCGCAAACACTGGAGTTCTTGTCACATGTGTTAAGAACTTTCCAGAGGACCGTGGAGTGTTGTTAGGTCTTTTGAAGGGATTTGCTGGACTAAGTGGAGCTATCATGACACAAATTTACTTGGCCCTTTATGGGAATGATCCTCAGTCTCTCATCCTCCTTATTGCGTGGCTTCCGGCTGCAATATCAATGCTTTTCGTCTACACAATCCGGACTATTAATGCTGGTAGGCAGCAAAATGAGGTCAGGGTTCTGTACCAGTTTCTATATGTATCAATTGTATTAGCCTTGTTTATCATGGTCATGACCATAACTCAGAAACTGATAACTTTTCCCCCGGTTGCTTATGATGCAAGTGCTACTTTAGTATGTGGTCTACTCATTTTCCCTCTTTTTATTGTGTTCCGGAAAGAGTTATTTCTCTGGAAACAAAAGAGGATTTCCACTAATCCTAACGATGTAAGGATCGTTATTCCTGCACAAACTACCACATCAGAAGAAATGCCAAAAACATCTTTTTTCTCTGAGATTCTTAATAAGCCACCAAGGGGAGAAAATTACACAATCTTACAAGCACTACTCAGTGTGGACATGCTAATTGTTCTAATTTCAACAGCTTGTGGAATTGGCTCAAACTTAACTGCAATCGATAACTTGGGTCAAATTGGAGAGTCACTAGGCTATCCAACAAAAAGCATAAATGCATTTGTATCTTTAGTGAGCATCTGGAACTACTTTGGAAGGATCTTTGCTGGTCTGATCTCCGAAAAACTTCTagttaaattcaaatttcccaGGCCTCTTATGATCACACTCTTCCTCTTTTTGTCATGTGTCGGTCACCTCCTTATAGCCTTCCCCGTCCCAGGTTCTGTGTACGTGGCATCTGTAATCATTGGTTTTTCATTTGGAGCACAGTTTCCATTACTTAATGCTATCATTTCTGAGCTCTTTGGCCTCAAGCATTATGCTACATTGTTCAACGTGGGGCAGTTGGCGAGTCCAGTTGGCTCGTATCTATTAAATGTGAAGATCACAGGCGTTTTGTATGATCATGAAGCATTAAAAGATCTTGCGCGGAAAAATGGGCACAGGTCATTGAGTGGGGAACTGACTTGTATCGGTACTCATTGTTACATGAAAGCTTTCATAATTTTGGCTGCTGCTGCATCTTTTGGAGCTTTTGCTTCATTGATTTTGGTGTTCAGAACTCGAGAATTTTATAAAGGTGACATATACAAGAAGTTTAGAGCCGAAACTGAAGCTCAAGAAGGATAACTAGAAATCAGACTTGCTTCACTTGATTGTTTTACTCAATTGATGTTTAATACTGTGCATCCTGTATCTGTGTTTACGCAATACCACACGAGGAATAGTGTGCCATCCTG of the Daucus carota subsp. sativus chromosome 4, DH1 v3.0, whole genome shotgun sequence genome contains:
- the LOC108217798 gene encoding protein NUCLEAR FUSION DEFECTIVE 4, with translation MTSELTLPENTASAAKGSRLEFALHVFRGRWLSLYASFTIMATVGSTYLFGIYSKEIKASLGYDQSTLNLIGFFKDLGSNIGIISGLIAEVTPTWFLLLIGSSLNFVGYFVIWLAVTGKIAKPKVWQMCTYMCIGANSLNFANTGVLVTCVKNFPEDRGVLLGLLKGFAGLSGAIMTQIYLALYGNDPQSLILLIAWLPAAISMLFVYTIRTINAGRQQNEVRVLYQFLYVSIVLALFIMVMTITQKLITFPPVAYDASATLVCGLLIFPLFIVFRKELFLWKQKRISTNPNDVRIVIPAQTTTSEEMPKTSFFSEILNKPPRGENYTILQALLSVDMLIVLISTACGIGSNLTAIDNLGQIGESLGYPTKSINAFVSLVSIWNYFGRIFAGLISEKLLVKFKFPRPLMITLFLFLSCVGHLLIAFPVPGSVYVASVIIGFSFGAQFPLLNAIISELFGLKHYATLFNVGQLASPVGSYLLNVKITGVLYDHEALKDLARKNGHRSLSGELTCIGTHCYMKAFIILAAAASFGAFASLILVFRTREFYKGDIYKKFRAETEAQEG